The following are from one region of the Coffea eugenioides isolate CCC68of chromosome 2, Ceug_1.0, whole genome shotgun sequence genome:
- the LOC113759239 gene encoding uncharacterized protein LOC113759239, with amino-acid sequence MRTAYSLNSRDSFGRVILAFYKEFGEKGVLQAEALAVLEGLLICAAKGLRGILVEVDSAVLVSLVNSSAQGGWLLCNVLRRIRRLLDQVAMSFTHIFREANGVADRLAALQGGTTQVFESHLQLPKEVRGCIAMDAAQIPSFRLVAQ; translated from the coding sequence atgcgtacTGCATATAGTTTAAATAGCCGGGATTCTTTTGGTAGGGTTATCCTGGCATTCTACAAGGAGTTTGGGGAAAAAGGAGTTCTGCAGGCAGAGGCTCTAGCAGTATTAGAGGGGCTCCTTATATGTGCGGCAAAGGGGTTACGTGGGATTCTAGTAGAGGTGGACTCGGCGGTACTCGTATCGTTAGTCAACTCTTCGGCTCAGGGAGGTTGGTTGTTATGTAATGTCCTGCGGCGGATTCGGCGCCTTTTGGATCAAGTGGCTATGTCGTTTACACACATATTCCGAGAAGCAAATGGGGTGGCAGATAGGCTAGCTGCTCTACAAGGGGGTACCACGCAAGTTTTTGAGTCGCATCTCCAGCTTCCTAAGGAGGTGCGAGGTTGTATTGCTATGGATGCTGCCCAAATCCCGTCTTTTAGACTAGTGGCTCAGTAG